A region of Sneathiella limimaris DNA encodes the following proteins:
- a CDS encoding phosphopentomutase, with product MSRAILIVLDSFGLGAARDAKTFGDEGADTFGHIIEAADNGKADNEERQGPLNLPNLERLGLFAAHQMKKNGKALENNVQGLYGYAQEKSKGKDTPSGHWEMAGFPVMFDWGYFPKTVPCFPTELTDALIQKCNLPGILGNCHASGTEIIERLGDEHVKTGKPIFYTSADSVLQIAAHEESFGLQRLYDLCNEARKLVDDLEIGRVIARPFTGTSGHYERTANRKDLAVPPAEPTLLDRLTETGHEVISVGKIGDIFAHRGTGEIVKASGNMALVDATLEAMDRAKDGALIFTNLVDFDQSFGHRRNVAGYAQALEEFDARLPKIENRMQPDDLLILSADHGCDPTWPGSDHTREVVPVIAYSKSMPARNLGERDTFADIGQSIAMHLGLSPLKHGTSFLE from the coding sequence ATGAGTCGCGCGATTTTGATCGTTTTGGACAGCTTTGGTCTAGGAGCAGCAAGGGATGCCAAGACCTTTGGTGACGAGGGTGCTGATACTTTTGGCCATATCATTGAAGCCGCCGACAATGGAAAAGCTGACAATGAGGAACGTCAAGGCCCTCTAAATCTTCCAAATCTGGAGCGGCTTGGTTTATTTGCTGCACATCAGATGAAAAAGAACGGAAAGGCTTTGGAAAATAATGTCCAAGGTCTTTATGGATATGCTCAAGAAAAAAGTAAGGGAAAAGACACCCCATCCGGACATTGGGAAATGGCTGGTTTTCCGGTGATGTTTGATTGGGGCTATTTTCCCAAAACCGTTCCTTGTTTCCCTACAGAATTAACCGATGCCTTAATACAGAAATGCAACCTGCCTGGTATCCTTGGAAATTGTCACGCCTCTGGCACTGAAATCATAGAGCGCCTAGGTGATGAGCATGTGAAAACCGGCAAACCGATTTTCTATACTTCCGCTGACAGTGTTCTTCAAATTGCAGCACACGAGGAAAGTTTTGGCCTGCAGCGCCTTTATGATCTTTGTAACGAAGCCCGAAAACTTGTTGATGATCTTGAAATCGGCAGGGTCATCGCCAGACCCTTTACAGGTACATCAGGGCACTATGAACGGACCGCGAACCGCAAAGATCTGGCTGTTCCTCCTGCAGAGCCCACCCTTCTGGACCGCTTAACAGAAACTGGGCATGAAGTCATATCTGTTGGAAAAATTGGCGATATATTTGCCCATCGGGGAACCGGTGAGATTGTAAAGGCCTCGGGTAACATGGCGCTTGTTGATGCGACGCTTGAGGCGATGGACCGAGCGAAAGATGGAGCCTTGATTTTCACAAATCTTGTGGACTTTGATCAGTCCTTTGGCCACCGACGCAATGTTGCCGGTTATGCGCAAGCGCTTGAGGAATTTGATGCCCGCCTGCCTAAAATTGAAAACCGTATGCAGCCAGATGACCTTTTAATCCTATCTGCTGATCATGGATGCGATCCAACATGGCCGGGCTCAGATCACACTCGTGAAGTCGTTCCTGTCATAGCCTACTCGAAATCAATGCCTGCTCGAAACCTTGGCGAAAGAGATACTTTTGCAGATATCGGGCAATCCATAGCCATGCATTTGGGTTTATCACCCCTTAAACATGGCACGAGTTTTCTGGAATAA
- a CDS encoding adenosine deaminase — protein MVKKAELHLHLEGSATPALVRELANRNGAELDPSTFASDGEYKWKDFWDFLNCYDKAAAAIRSAEDYRLVTYDYLKRCATEDVIYVETFSSPDHAATAGMSYQHHLDGIIAGIDEARRDFGIECRIIVTCVRHLGPEKALSVAEQVLQNPHPYVVGFGMGGDEAKYHPADFKPAFDLIDQAGIATTNHAGEFGGPESIRATLDHLPVKRIGHGVRSIEDPDLVKELAERQIPLEVCPGSNISTGLYVDYQSHPVNQLKEAGCLITLSSDDPPFFATSVGREYDRTAAAFNWTEEDLKQITRNAIQSAFCDEELKEKLLTQI, from the coding sequence ATGGTCAAAAAAGCTGAACTTCATTTACATCTTGAAGGATCTGCCACTCCAGCATTGGTCCGGGAACTGGCCAATCGGAACGGAGCGGAACTAGACCCCTCCACCTTCGCGTCAGACGGTGAGTATAAATGGAAGGATTTTTGGGATTTTCTGAACTGCTACGATAAGGCGGCAGCGGCCATTCGGTCAGCCGAGGACTATCGCCTCGTAACTTATGATTATTTAAAGCGGTGTGCGACTGAAGACGTAATATATGTCGAGACATTCTCTTCACCAGATCATGCCGCAACCGCTGGCATGAGTTATCAGCATCACCTAGACGGAATTATTGCCGGTATTGATGAAGCAAGACGTGATTTCGGTATCGAGTGCCGAATAATTGTCACTTGTGTTCGTCATCTTGGTCCTGAAAAAGCTCTCTCTGTTGCTGAACAAGTGCTTCAGAACCCGCACCCATACGTCGTTGGATTTGGAATGGGCGGTGATGAAGCAAAGTATCACCCTGCAGACTTTAAGCCCGCTTTTGATCTGATCGATCAGGCGGGTATCGCCACCACCAATCATGCAGGAGAATTTGGGGGACCGGAAAGCATCCGCGCAACTTTGGATCACTTGCCTGTCAAGCGGATTGGTCACGGTGTTCGCTCAATCGAGGACCCGGATTTGGTTAAAGAGCTAGCAGAGCGCCAGATCCCGCTTGAGGTTTGCCCTGGGAGCAATATATCAACCGGTCTTTATGTTGATTACCAATCACATCCCGTCAATCAATTGAAGGAAGCTGGATGTCTGATCACCCTCAGTTCAGACGATCCACCTTTTTTTGCTACCTCTGTTGGGCGTGAATATGATCGAACCGCAGCAGCTTTTAATTGGACAGAGGAAGACCTCAAACAAATCACCAGAAATGCAATCCAAAGTGCCTTTTGTGACGAGGAGTTGAAAGAAAAACTCCTCACTCAGATATAA
- a CDS encoding OmpH family outer membrane protein, whose amino-acid sequence MTDFKKIAMGLMLSLGLAMASYGTTPASAQEQIPVAKAAVVDVNKVLVSSNAWKEAEDKMKQQIQSVRDQIEQRNNSLKEKAEELKRQQAILAPEVFQQKAAALQQEQRQLQREMQVTNGKLNETLQNVRGQLKSLIVKIAVDVASKKGMNIGFDKANVIFFKDSIDITDSVLTEFNAAKIEISTEPVKQN is encoded by the coding sequence GTGACTGACTTTAAAAAAATAGCCATGGGTTTGATGTTATCCCTTGGGCTTGCTATGGCTTCTTATGGAACAACGCCAGCTAGCGCCCAAGAACAAATCCCTGTCGCAAAAGCAGCAGTCGTTGATGTAAATAAAGTCCTCGTGTCTTCCAATGCCTGGAAAGAGGCAGAAGACAAAATGAAGCAGCAAATCCAGTCAGTTCGGGATCAAATTGAACAACGCAATAATTCTCTCAAAGAGAAAGCAGAGGAGTTAAAGCGTCAGCAGGCAATTTTGGCGCCTGAAGTGTTTCAGCAAAAAGCAGCCGCCCTTCAGCAGGAGCAGCGTCAGTTGCAACGTGAAATGCAGGTGACTAACGGTAAACTTAACGAGACCCTTCAGAACGTTCGGGGGCAGTTGAAATCTTTGATTGTGAAAATTGCGGTTGATGTCGCTTCAAAAAAAGGGATGAACATCGGCTTTGACAAAGCTAATGTGATCTTTTTCAAAGACAGCATTGATATCACAGACAGTGTGCTGACTGAGTTCAACGCGGCGAAAATTGAAATCTCGACCGAGCCTGTGAAACAAAACTAA
- a CDS encoding NAD(P)H nitroreductase, whose translation MEALEALLSRKSTPRLSEPGPDQQQLEILLRAAVRAPDHAALRPWQFIVFEGKGLDDLGQIFSDALARKDPETSEAALEKAKSRPHRAPMIIAVVAKVSEHPKVPVIEQVLSAGSAAQNILLAAHAMGLAGIWRTGDPCFDPYVRERLGASGDDQIVGFLYLGTASAVPPVPELEVSDFLKVWGK comes from the coding sequence ATGGAAGCTCTTGAAGCGCTGCTTAGTCGGAAATCAACTCCACGTCTTTCTGAGCCTGGTCCTGATCAGCAGCAGCTTGAGATATTATTAAGGGCTGCGGTCCGTGCGCCAGATCATGCGGCCTTAAGACCGTGGCAATTTATTGTGTTTGAAGGTAAAGGGCTTGATGATTTAGGTCAGATTTTTTCTGATGCTCTGGCGAGAAAGGATCCGGAAACCTCGGAAGCTGCTCTTGAAAAAGCAAAAAGCCGACCTCATCGGGCTCCAATGATCATCGCAGTCGTGGCTAAAGTGAGCGAGCATCCGAAAGTTCCCGTGATAGAGCAGGTATTATCTGCAGGTTCTGCTGCACAAAATATTCTTTTGGCGGCTCACGCAATGGGTCTAGCGGGTATTTGGCGAACAGGAGATCCTTGTTTCGACCCGTATGTGCGGGAGAGGCTGGGTGCTTCCGGCGATGATCAAATAGTGGGGTTTTTGTATCTTGGAACAGCGTCTGCTGTGCCTCCTGTACCAGAGCTTGAAGTTTCTGACTTCCTCAAAGTCTGGGGAAAATAA
- a CDS encoding universal stress protein, which produces MTIKSILLHLTNTDALEKSVSVALGLATENGASIKAVYSVLPATPPTSFMGYIPPELIEQTRAVETKAAEEAVAKVKDAAAKVDVPLETVIEEGYALDIINKHALAVDLVVIGQVDSDDEKASQYQYLADELVVTCPQPVLTVPYAGNFSTFGKHVLVGWNNTREAAKAVHYALPFLQKAEKVTLLSVNPDRDETNENASIIAHLKRHGVDATMKVGHWKDIGVGNALLDTLVDLNADMLVMGAYGHSRIREMILGGATQEILNHMTAPIMFAH; this is translated from the coding sequence ATGACAATCAAATCTATCCTACTACATTTGACAAATACGGACGCTTTGGAAAAATCAGTGTCTGTGGCCTTAGGTCTCGCGACTGAAAATGGGGCTTCAATCAAGGCAGTCTATTCTGTTCTTCCAGCAACCCCTCCCACCTCGTTTATGGGCTATATCCCACCTGAATTGATCGAGCAAACCCGAGCGGTCGAAACAAAGGCAGCGGAAGAGGCTGTTGCAAAGGTCAAGGATGCAGCTGCGAAAGTTGACGTGCCTCTTGAGACTGTTATCGAAGAGGGGTATGCCCTCGATATTATCAACAAGCATGCTCTGGCTGTAGATCTTGTTGTGATCGGTCAGGTCGATTCAGATGATGAAAAGGCATCTCAGTACCAGTATCTTGCTGATGAGCTTGTGGTCACCTGTCCGCAACCTGTTCTCACCGTGCCTTATGCTGGCAATTTTTCAACCTTTGGCAAGCACGTGTTAGTCGGATGGAATAATACGCGGGAAGCTGCAAAGGCTGTGCATTATGCCCTTCCGTTTTTACAGAAAGCAGAAAAGGTTACCCTGCTAAGCGTTAATCCGGACAGGGATGAGACAAATGAAAACGCTTCTATCATTGCTCATCTAAAACGCCATGGTGTTGATGCGACAATGAAGGTGGGGCACTGGAAAGACATTGGTGTTGGGAACGCCTTGCTCGACACACTTGTTGATCTAAATGCCGATATGCTTGTAATGGGAGCTTATGGTCACAGCCGTATCCGGGAAATGATCCTGGGTGGCGCGACACAAGAAATTCTTAACCATATGACAGCACCAATCATGTTTGCTCATTAA
- a CDS encoding pseudouridine synthase, whose protein sequence is MKHHQYIAFNKPYGVLSQFTSEGGHPGLKGFNLPPEVYPVGRLDRDSEGLLLLSNDGKFIKRLLDPKFRHPRTYWVQVEGEPSEGTLQILRSGVDIKGYRTKSCDASILDPQPEVPERDPPVRFRKTVPTTWIELTLREGKNRQVRRMTAAVGHPTLRLIRKKIGLLELSNLAEGAYLEVRKEDILPR, encoded by the coding sequence GTGAAGCATCATCAGTATATTGCCTTTAATAAGCCCTATGGTGTGTTGAGTCAGTTCACCAGTGAAGGGGGACATCCGGGATTAAAAGGCTTTAATTTACCGCCCGAAGTCTATCCAGTTGGTCGCTTGGATAGGGATAGCGAGGGACTACTTCTGCTCAGTAATGATGGAAAGTTTATAAAGCGCTTGTTGGATCCAAAATTTAGGCATCCACGGACTTATTGGGTTCAGGTGGAAGGTGAGCCATCCGAGGGCACACTGCAGATTCTTCGGTCTGGTGTTGATATAAAAGGGTATCGAACGAAATCCTGCGATGCCAGTATACTGGACCCGCAACCTGAAGTTCCGGAGAGAGATCCTCCTGTTAGATTTAGAAAAACTGTGCCGACAACATGGATTGAATTGACCTTGAGGGAAGGAAAAAATCGGCAGGTCCGTCGGATGACAGCAGCCGTTGGGCATCCAACTCTAAGGTTGATCCGAAAAAAAATAGGATTATTGGAGTTGTCAAATCTTGCAGAAGGGGCTTATCTAGAGGTGCGAAAAGAGGATATCCTGCCAAGGTGA
- a CDS encoding DNA-binding response regulator — protein sequence MNDAPTCKILFIGRKEGDAQQLSWLISNVTKPVLELMHIPEADAVLNQRSIAGADVLLLDADSTGDADFETLKALRSVFPEVPVVLLTDDEENIGKFAIRNGAQDYLIRNQLTANGLARNLVSAIERQKGQGRTPDTTPLLESATAVLNRLPLGVILVTAASRVLFMNGKAKAFLDRQDGLLLDNNRVCRASNSKENKQLTELLGNALSAVGENAEGEFAMSVSREESDTALTVMVAPIGTGVAGKGAVLFISDPSEAVELSIDTICRLYALTPAEGRLALGLTNGNKLDDLAEEWGVSMHTVRSQLRQIFRKTDTSRQSELVKLILTGPAALQAGPVI from the coding sequence ATGAACGATGCACCGACCTGTAAAATTCTTTTCATTGGAAGAAAAGAAGGTGATGCGCAGCAGTTGAGCTGGCTAATTTCAAATGTGACAAAGCCAGTACTTGAGTTGATGCATATCCCGGAGGCAGATGCAGTTCTAAACCAACGCAGTATTGCCGGTGCTGATGTCCTGCTCCTGGACGCCGACAGCACAGGGGACGCTGATTTCGAAACGTTGAAAGCGCTTCGCTCTGTTTTTCCTGAAGTCCCCGTTGTCCTTTTGACAGACGATGAAGAGAACATTGGTAAATTTGCAATCCGAAACGGTGCCCAAGATTACTTGATCCGTAATCAACTAACGGCAAACGGTCTTGCCCGAAATTTGGTTAGTGCAATTGAACGGCAAAAAGGTCAAGGGCGCACCCCCGATACCACTCCCCTTCTTGAATCTGCGACTGCAGTATTGAACAGATTACCACTTGGGGTCATTCTAGTAACAGCGGCCTCCAGAGTACTTTTCATGAACGGTAAAGCGAAAGCCTTTCTTGACCGTCAGGATGGTCTATTGCTGGATAACAATCGCGTCTGCCGCGCCAGCAACAGTAAAGAAAATAAACAACTCACTGAACTTCTTGGTAATGCTTTGTCGGCTGTTGGTGAAAACGCTGAAGGTGAATTTGCCATGTCAGTTTCAAGAGAAGAGAGTGATACCGCCCTCACAGTCATGGTCGCCCCAATCGGTACAGGCGTTGCCGGAAAAGGAGCTGTTCTCTTTATCTCCGATCCTAGTGAGGCGGTAGAGCTCTCAATTGATACCATCTGCAGGCTATATGCTCTGACACCCGCGGAAGGTCGGCTTGCGCTTGGCCTCACGAATGGAAATAAGCTTGATGATCTTGCTGAAGAATGGGGTGTCAGCATGCACACCGTTCGATCTCAACTTCGGCAAATATTCCGGAAAACGGACACAAGCCGCCAGAGTGAGTTAGTAAAGCTTATCCTCACAGGCCCCGCAGCACTTCAGGCAGGACCTGTCATCTAG
- a CDS encoding HD domain-containing phosphohydrolase encodes MSDIKEEISTTKRTHKVIGFAIFLLLVVVIGGIWGTITFVNQQRERDLQNWEIRLGIVADSRLASVEEWLAKQKEAIISLAENESLQVYLTQLVIDTEDNGTRIEEVPEAGYLTNLLNNHAVISGFWEAPEPEIRANVARPGRAGIALMDATGKLLVSSGNMPPMTPEIRAAMAQADSGVSAVIDLYEGLDGEPIMGFVHPVYAIQQDGDAENIIGFIVGVRTVAKSLFPRLYQPGETHQTSETYLVRKNGNLTEYISPLADGTGPLKRRLTTDESRAASFVIENPGAFGRKQNYLADEVLVTGRAVTGAPWFLVRSITTFEALSESQDRLNTMLGVFLLLILGVTGTVVAVWRHGTSIRAAELAEKYKKTADSLQEQSNFLNVVTDSQPTGIAVFSDKNRFTFANKVAADAVEMPKDAVVGRRITTVYPPVVAEQIQKLLHQAGENNQNTSELIEVPQGEEDHIWKSDIIPLGANKDQVNSFLAVFQDITDVVTEREQREAVLRNLVTTLVAFLDRRDPYSANQSSRVAEVGVAIAEELGSTERVIRTVDIAGNLMNLGKILVPTEILTKAGNLTTEEMEIVRDSLFASADLLEEVKFNLPVAETLRQLQEHWDGTGKPRGLKETAINEAARIIMVANAFVGMVSPRAYRDAFDFSKAVGILMEDADKRYDRRPISALINYLDNRGGRDRWAHYSNPPEAN; translated from the coding sequence ATGTCGGATATCAAAGAAGAAATCAGCACGACAAAACGAACCCATAAAGTCATTGGTTTCGCGATTTTTCTGCTTTTGGTTGTCGTGATTGGAGGTATTTGGGGAACGATTACCTTTGTAAATCAGCAGAGGGAACGGGATCTTCAGAACTGGGAAATCCGTTTGGGAATAGTCGCCGATAGCCGGTTAGCGAGCGTTGAGGAATGGCTGGCAAAGCAAAAGGAGGCTATTATTTCGCTAGCCGAGAACGAGAGTTTGCAAGTTTACCTAACACAGCTGGTCATTGATACAGAGGACAACGGAACCCGAATTGAGGAAGTGCCCGAGGCTGGTTATCTTACGAACTTGCTAAATAACCATGCCGTCATTAGCGGTTTCTGGGAAGCCCCAGAACCTGAAATTAGGGCGAATGTTGCAAGGCCAGGCAGGGCGGGAATTGCCCTGATGGATGCGACAGGGAAGCTTCTTGTTTCCAGCGGAAATATGCCGCCTATGACACCAGAAATACGGGCCGCAATGGCACAGGCTGATAGTGGTGTTTCTGCTGTTATCGACTTATATGAAGGGCTCGATGGTGAGCCAATTATGGGCTTTGTTCATCCGGTTTACGCAATTCAGCAAGATGGTGACGCAGAAAATATCATTGGGTTCATTGTTGGTGTTCGAACTGTAGCAAAATCTTTGTTCCCGAGACTTTATCAACCGGGAGAAACTCATCAAACGAGTGAAACCTACTTGGTCCGCAAGAATGGAAATTTAACAGAGTATATTTCTCCTCTTGCTGATGGAACCGGTCCACTTAAACGTAGGTTGACGACCGATGAGAGCCGCGCGGCTTCCTTTGTCATTGAGAACCCCGGCGCGTTTGGACGAAAGCAAAATTATCTTGCTGATGAAGTTCTGGTGACCGGCCGAGCTGTAACAGGGGCGCCTTGGTTCTTAGTCAGAAGTATCACGACATTTGAGGCACTTTCAGAATCTCAGGACCGTCTGAATACGATGCTCGGCGTTTTTCTGTTGCTAATTCTTGGTGTGACTGGAACGGTTGTGGCGGTCTGGAGACATGGAACCTCAATAAGGGCGGCTGAGCTTGCGGAAAAATACAAGAAGACAGCCGATAGTCTTCAGGAACAGTCTAATTTTTTGAATGTGGTTACAGATAGCCAGCCCACAGGTATCGCTGTTTTTAGTGATAAAAACCGGTTTACTTTTGCAAATAAGGTTGCTGCAGACGCTGTTGAGATGCCTAAGGACGCTGTTGTCGGACGGCGAATAACGACTGTCTATCCTCCAGTTGTGGCGGAACAGATACAGAAGCTATTGCACCAGGCCGGAGAAAATAACCAGAATACCAGTGAACTCATAGAGGTCCCCCAAGGCGAGGAGGATCATATCTGGAAATCTGACATTATTCCGCTCGGAGCGAATAAGGATCAGGTTAATAGTTTTCTTGCTGTTTTTCAGGATATTACTGACGTTGTCACGGAAAGAGAGCAACGAGAAGCTGTTCTTCGGAACCTGGTAACGACATTAGTAGCCTTTTTGGACCGTCGAGATCCCTATTCGGCTAATCAGTCCTCACGCGTGGCAGAGGTTGGTGTTGCTATAGCCGAAGAACTGGGAAGCACGGAACGTGTCATTCGAACCGTGGATATCGCAGGAAATCTCATGAATCTGGGTAAAATTCTTGTGCCTACAGAAATTCTGACCAAGGCCGGAAATCTGACTACAGAAGAAATGGAAATTGTCCGCGATAGTCTTTTTGCGAGCGCCGATCTCTTGGAAGAGGTGAAATTTAACCTTCCTGTCGCAGAGACACTTCGTCAGTTGCAGGAGCATTGGGACGGTACAGGTAAACCGCGCGGCTTGAAAGAAACGGCAATTAATGAGGCTGCTCGAATTATTATGGTTGCAAACGCGTTTGTCGGAATGGTTAGCCCCCGTGCATATCGTGATGCATTTGATTTTAGCAAGGCGGTAGGAATTCTGATGGAAGATGCCGATAAGCGCTATGATCGGCGGCCCATTAGTGCATTAATCAATTATCTTGATAATCGTGGGGGGCGTGACCGCTGGGCACATTATTCCAACCCACCGGAAGCAAATTAA
- a CDS encoding transglutaminase-like cysteine peptidase, translated as MKTLLRTSLVLGCLISSPTAAFSESPDIFGFKAYTHTDLKPFPKWRKVLNTYKNEPGPCGNGQLNACAYDKWKELIDQLKDEPKKYQLTKVNSYLNLYRYVLDPINWGIKDYWEIPKEFFAKFGDCEDYAIVKYFTLRALGWDADDMKIVVLQDMNLRIAHAILTVKFEEKKMVLDNQIGLVIDAKRIRHYRPIYALNENGWWRYKPS; from the coding sequence ATGAAAACATTACTTAGAACATCTCTTGTTTTGGGGTGCCTCATTTCCTCGCCGACTGCCGCTTTTTCCGAAAGCCCAGATATTTTCGGCTTCAAAGCCTATACACACACAGACCTAAAACCCTTCCCTAAGTGGCGCAAAGTACTCAATACTTATAAAAACGAACCTGGCCCATGTGGAAATGGGCAATTAAATGCCTGCGCTTATGACAAATGGAAAGAGCTGATCGACCAACTGAAAGATGAGCCAAAAAAGTATCAACTTACCAAAGTAAATTCATATCTCAATCTATACCGATATGTTCTTGACCCCATTAACTGGGGAATCAAAGACTATTGGGAAATCCCCAAAGAGTTCTTCGCCAAGTTTGGTGACTGTGAAGATTATGCGATTGTAAAATACTTTACGCTTCGGGCTCTGGGGTGGGATGCAGATGACATGAAGATTGTAGTTCTTCAGGACATGAATTTGCGCATCGCTCACGCCATCTTAACTGTCAAGTTCGAAGAAAAGAAAATGGTTTTGGACAACCAAATCGGGCTTGTGATCGATGCCAAAAGAATTCGGCATTATCGGCCAATCTACGCCCTGAATGAAAACGGCTGGTGGCGATATAAGCCTTCTTAA
- a CDS encoding TolC family outer membrane protein, with translation MNSILSSMSARKVLTTSVMAAILASTSVVSPVLAASLKDAVQITVNSYPEIGEAAANRRAIDQELEQAHGLYYPSVDLALGGGKEWTDTVTIDDQWLTRTESSLSVSQTLFDGGARSSEVDRQSSRVDGAAYRVRERAEAIGLDAVQAYLDVLRNREIVSLAQENLEIHKRTLAEITDRVDAGQSGVGDVQQTDARVAAAEATLAETLRQLDNSEIAYRRLVGESPNDMTQPEFNDGVLPENLEDIVSIGLESNPDIRFAKADVKTADAEIRAAEANFYPTVALELDASADHDIDGVKGHNDDFTAMLRLRYNLYRGGIDIGRQQEAVERSAESKQRQARFERLVEEEIRQSWSILARSKARAAALGDQVVANGQVASTYRQEFQIGQRDLLDMLDADNELFNSRTALATVEYAVLFSKYRLLATMGRLNSTLGVVLPEEALPSND, from the coding sequence ATGAATTCCATTTTGAGCTCTATGAGTGCTCGAAAAGTTTTAACAACAAGTGTGATGGCAGCCATTCTCGCCAGTACCAGTGTTGTTTCTCCAGTACTTGCTGCATCTTTGAAGGATGCAGTCCAAATTACAGTCAACAGTTACCCTGAAATAGGTGAAGCAGCAGCGAACCGCCGGGCAATTGATCAGGAACTGGAACAAGCTCACGGCCTTTATTATCCTTCCGTTGATTTGGCGTTAGGTGGGGGTAAAGAGTGGACAGATACGGTTACAATTGATGACCAGTGGCTGACCCGGACCGAAAGCAGCCTATCTGTTTCCCAAACTCTTTTCGATGGCGGCGCACGCTCTTCAGAAGTTGATCGTCAGTCGAGCCGAGTTGACGGTGCAGCTTATAGGGTTCGTGAGCGGGCTGAAGCAATTGGTTTGGATGCCGTTCAAGCATATCTCGATGTGTTAAGAAATCGGGAGATTGTCAGTCTCGCTCAAGAGAATCTGGAAATCCACAAACGGACTCTTGCTGAAATTACTGATCGGGTCGATGCGGGGCAAAGTGGCGTTGGTGATGTGCAACAAACTGATGCGCGTGTTGCCGCAGCTGAAGCCACCCTTGCAGAAACACTTCGTCAGCTGGATAATTCAGAAATCGCGTATCGTCGGTTGGTTGGTGAATCTCCAAACGATATGACGCAGCCTGAATTTAATGACGGCGTTCTTCCTGAAAACCTGGAAGATATCGTATCGATTGGCTTGGAGAGCAATCCAGACATTCGCTTTGCAAAAGCAGACGTGAAGACAGCTGATGCGGAAATTCGTGCTGCGGAAGCAAACTTCTACCCAACTGTTGCGCTTGAGCTTGATGCAAGCGCTGATCACGACATTGATGGCGTTAAGGGCCACAATGATGATTTTACCGCCATGCTGCGTCTTAGATATAACCTTTACAGAGGTGGCATTGATATCGGTCGCCAGCAGGAAGCTGTCGAAAGAAGTGCGGAAAGTAAACAGCGTCAGGCTCGTTTTGAACGGTTGGTTGAAGAAGAAATTCGTCAGAGTTGGAGTATTCTAGCCCGTTCTAAAGCGCGTGCAGCCGCTCTCGGTGATCAGGTTGTAGCAAATGGACAAGTCGCTTCAACATATCGTCAAGAGTTTCAGATTGGTCAGCGGGATCTTCTGGACATGCTGGATGCTGATAATGAGCTTTTTAACTCACGGACAGCTTTAGCTACTGTTGAATATGCAGTCTTGTTCTCTAAGTACCGTTTGCTTGCGACAATGGGACGCTTGAACAGCACACTTGGAGTAGTGTTGCCAGAGGAAGCTCTTCCAAGCAACGACTAA